TGACCCGTGACTATGAATTCTGGGAACAACGAGAAGGTGTATCTATTTGGCTCGGGCGTGGCCCTGAAATAGACTTCCAAgggtttctttttgttgtGATGCGTCGACGGTACTATAGCAAGGTCGGTGACTTGAAAACGAACCATGCATCTTCCAGACTGTTGCTGCTGGAATTCTTGTAAAGTGCGCTGCACTTTCTCCTCAGACTCAGCGCAGGCGCCGTCGTTTGACCATATCTTAACAACTTCAAGCGCAGGGATATTTTTACCAGGTTCCGCACAGGGTATATACATGGGATACTCGTACAGTTTTGGCTTGAACGTTCTTCTACCTCTCATTCGTCTCAAAATCTTTATGACTTCCATCGACAACAGGCGATGTGATTTCATGTTGAGCATGTAGCCAATTTGCTTTGGAGTCCATGCCAAATCAAActtctttgaagaactAGAAGCCTGAATATTGTTCTCACTCACCATTTCCCTTATCAATTTGAGCTCTTGCTCCCTGGGTAGGGACTTCGTGAACGGTCGCACGGGAATTGCAAACCATTGCAAACTAGGCAGATCCAAGGAGCGGAAAAATGACTTGAACGCCTCTATCTGATGCGCTCTATCATCATAGATGGTCAACTCCCTTAGTGAAGGGTAgtattccaaaaaatcctGCATCAGGGCCTTCTTATATTCACTCGTGTACTTGGACATCGAAGTCTTTTTCAGGCAGACTGCATTGAACCTAAACTCATTTGGTGAGCATTCCCAATGGTCTCTTGCTGTTTGCAGAGCATACTGTATTAGTTCATGGAATTTGCCCTCCTCTCTGCCTGTTAAAACGATCGAGACTGTGTCCTTCGCACGATATGACCTCTCTGCCAACTTGACAATCTCCTCATTCCATGAAAACCGTCTGGGTTGATCACTCGACGTCTTGATAGCAGTCCGCAGAAACTCCGGCTCATTCCACCAACCCCCATTCGGTAGCACGCTCGACGTTAGCAGATTCAGCAGCTCGCGTGTATACAGCTGCTCTGTGGGGCCCGGCGTAGCAAATAACGTGTTGTCGAAATCGTATATGTGCAACTTCTTAATTGCATGCTCAGGAACCTCTGAGGGCACAGCCAACTCGCAAGCGCAACTATTCCATTTCTCTAGGACACAATGACCTTCACCTCTGCTGGAcatgttttctttggtcCGCAATTCTTCCATCACGTTCGTTTGGAGTTATGCAGACAGGCAGCACGTCTTATAATTCAcattctttattctttccaTTACACTACAGAAAGAAGACCTGATTTACGGCTCGTTTCTTCTATCTCCATTACCCGTCGAGCACAGCCTGCAGTTCTGCGGCTCCGTCTCCGTGACTTGCGCTGCGCGAATCATTTCCCACAGCGGACATTACAGGAAAACCAGCATCGGCTACGATACTTTCTTAGCAAAGGCACCGTTTTTTCTAGTTTCGGATTTAAGGTTTCTTCCCTGTAGACCTTATGGGCcaattttggttttgtagtcgaaaaaaattcttcattcCCTGTTGTTTTTTATCGTGggaaaggaagaaaagccaTGATAGCTAACAGCAAAGCCGCATGGCTTGGCACTTGTCCTTTATGTTTTATCCCGTGCCTGGTtgtataatattattaataataaactCGTAATCAAActttcgtttttttttcttccctttccttttcaCACTACATATATGTACCTTCCTATGTTCTTGGTATCTTTTTGGTTTACTAGTAATCATAAAAAACACGGCCAGGCAGCAGAGACAGAGGGATAACATGAATAGTAGCAACAGTACTAACAGTACTGCCACAGCTTCTAGCACGGACACGTCAACCCAACAAGTTGTCACGGCTTTGGTCAGTAATGGTGCTATTTTTGGTGTTTTCATCGTAGCATTCTTACTGCTACGTATGAAACTGAAAAGGATATATGAGCCCAAATCGTCGTTCGATCTGACCaatgaagagaagaagCCAGAACCACTACCAAGAGGAATATGGCAATGGTTGAAGcctttattgaagaagtcggacaatttcatcatccaGCAAGCCGGTCTGGATGGGTACTTCTTTTTGAGATAcctctttatcatttccaTTTATTGCGCAGTGTCTATCATTTACATATTTCCCATCTTATTGGCTCTCAACGCCAGTGGTGAAGGCACTTCTCAAACCGGACTGAATGAGCTGGCTTATCAAAATGTTAAGCACCGTGGCAGATATTTCGGCCATGTTTTTTGTGGgtggattttcttttggggTTTTCTTTACATTATCTATAGAGAACTGTATTTTTACACTTCTATGAAACATGCCGTGCTGGCCTCTCCTCGTTATGCTAAAAAACTATCCTCCAGAACCGTACTTTTCCAAACTGTTCCTAAGCAGTACCTGAGTGAAGAAGAGTTCTCTAAACTCTTTGATGGTGTTAAGAAAGTTTGGATTGCCAGAGGTTCCGGTGATATCGAATCTATGGTCAAGAAGAGAGATGGTATGGCCCTGCAACTGGAAGGTGCTGTAACCCAGTACATGAAATcagcattgaaaaaaattgagaaactaaacaaaaagaatcCTCAACTATGCATATCTGATAACATTTCTGAATACATTCCCGATAAGAAAAGGCCACATCATAAAATCAACAAGGTTGccaaattcttttttggTAAGAAGGTGGACACCATAAGCTACATCAAGGAAGAATTACCCAAATTGAATGCGCAAGTGAAGGAACTACAAGAGAATCACGAAAATGCACAACCTTTCAATTCTGTTTTTGTAGAATTTGAGTCTCAATATCAAGCCCAAGTTGCTTCTCAGATTACTACATATCATGCACCTCTGTTCATGACCCCAGCGCGTGTTGGTGTTGAACCATCCAATATCGTCTGGTTTAATCTGAGAATGCTCTGGTGGGAAAGGCTAGGTAGAAGAGTTACTTCTTCTGCAGTAATTGTCGCTTTGGTCCTATTATGGTCGTTTCCTGTGGCTTTTGTTGGTATGATTTCCAATATTACGTATTTGACCAATAAGCTTCCCTGGTTGAAGTTTATTTACAAATTACCAAAGCCATTACTGGGTCTGTTAACATCTCTAGCACCAACCGTAGCGTTGGCTGTTTTAATGAGTTTTCTGCCAGTATTCATTAGAGCTATGGCTGTCGCCCAAGGCTCTCCTTCTAAGCAAAATGTGGAACATTTCACTCAACAGGCTTACTTTGCCTTTCAAGTTATTCAGGTGTTTTTGGTTATTACTATATCTTCTGCCGCTACATCTGTCGTGACTAAAATAGTACAAGACCCTTCAAAAGCCATGGATTTGCTGGCCTCCAATTTGCCAAAGGCttctaatttctttatgTCATATGTTATTATGCAAGGTCTGTCCATTTCATCAGGTGCTCTTCTACAAATCGTGCCATTAATTCTTTTCTACGCTTTGGGTGCTCTTTTGGATGGTACCGTTAGAAAGAAGTGGAATCGTTTTTCTGGGTTACCAAGTATGCAATGGGGGACGATTTTCCCAGTTTATACAAATATGACAGTTATCATCTTTTCTTACGCCATTATCTCTCCCATGATTTTATTATTCGGCGCAGTCTCATTCTTCCTGTTGTATGTGgcatatttatataatttGACCTACGTCTTTCAGGAGTCACCAGACGGGAGAGGTATTTACTACCCAAGAGCTTTGTTTCAATCTATTGTTGGTATTTACATTGGTCAAGTCTGCCTACTGGGTCTTTTCGCTGTTGGTAAAGGTTGGGGCCCAATCGTGCTACAAGTGATTGGCCTCTGTGTCACAGTTTTTATCCATTTACATCTAAACGCTGCATTTGATCATTTAACAAAGGTTGTACCTGTCGATACAATGAAACCACTAGATGGTGTATCGGACACTCcttctttcaagaatatataCCAGGGCACAGGGAAAGGCataggaaagaaaaa
The window above is part of the Saccharomyces kudriavzevii IFO 1802 strain IFO1802 genome assembly, chromosome: 13 genome. Proteins encoded here:
- the SKDI13G3940 gene encoding uncharacterized protein (similar to Saccharomyces cerevisiae YMR265C; ancestral locus Anc_8.818) → MEELRTKENMSSRGEGHCVLEKWNSCACELAVPSEVPEHAIKKLHIYDFDNTLFATPGPTEQLYTRELLNLLTSSVLPNGGWWNEPEFLRTAIKTSSDQPRRFSWNEEIVKLAERSYRAKDTVSIVLTGREEGKFHELIQYALQTARDHWECSPNEFRFNAVCLKKTSMSKYTSEYKKALMQDFLEYYPSLRELTIYDDRAHQIEAFKSFFRSLDLPSLQWFAIPVRPFTKSLPREQELKLIREMVSENNIQASSSSKKFDLAWTPKQIGYMLNMKSHRLLSMEVIKILRRMRGRRTFKPKLYEYPMYIPCAEPGKNIPALEVVKIWSNDGACAESEEKVQRTLQEFQQQQSGRCMVRFQVTDLAIVPSTHHNKKKPLEVYFRATPEPNRYTFSLFPEFIVTGHFYTRDEIEDIEAVTNRLTNSKKAIRWTPLDNAIPIKTSFEQFDKLASVPYIHD
- the RSN1 gene encoding Rsn1p (similar to Saccharomyces cerevisiae RSN1 (YMR266W); ancestral locus Anc_8.819), with translation MNSSNSTNSTATASSTDTSTQQVVTALVSNGAIFGVFIVAFLLLRMKLKRIYEPKSSFDLTNEEKKPEPLPRGIWQWLKPLLKKSDNFIIQQAGLDGYFFLRYLFIISIYCAVSIIYIFPILLALNASGEGTSQTGLNELAYQNVKHRGRYFGHVFCGWIFFWGFLYIIYRELYFYTSMKHAVLASPRYAKKLSSRTVLFQTVPKQYLSEEEFSKLFDGVKKVWIARGSGDIESMVKKRDGMALQLEGAVTQYMKSALKKIEKLNKKNPQLCISDNISEYIPDKKRPHHKINKVAKFFFGKKVDTISYIKEELPKLNAQVKELQENHENAQPFNSVFVEFESQYQAQVASQITTYHAPLFMTPARVGVEPSNIVWFNLRMLWWERLGRRVTSSAVIVALVLLWSFPVAFVGMISNITYLTNKLPWLKFIYKLPKPLLGLLTSLAPTVALAVLMSFLPVFIRAMAVAQGSPSKQNVEHFTQQAYFAFQVIQVFLVITISSAATSVVTKIVQDPSKAMDLLASNLPKASNFFMSYVIMQGLSISSGALLQIVPLILFYALGALLDGTVRKKWNRFSGLPSMQWGTIFPVYTNMTVIIFSYAIISPMILLFGAVSFFLLYVAYLYNLTYVFQESPDGRGIYYPRALFQSIVGIYIGQVCLLGLFAVGKGWGPIVLQVIGLCVTVFIHLHLNAAFDHLTKVVPVDTMKPLDGVSDTPSFKNIYQGTGKGIGKKNNFGTNINMDGIKELPEFPIKKYHKRTDSVTEQQVDNSLFSENTFEYQFNPANEVNAGHIIDAQNIIEDVPLLADGDTMNIPSAPWWKRFLKPHIYYSYKALKSRLPEIYGLIDPDEKVNEFDIAHAYDYPAVSAQCPVLWIPKDPYGFSKALISDVAGVVDMTDENAAIDKELKFTLRDIPPSYEEVKSEDADEAIHRSNDEYKDAKEEGDPFADFNYKGEENRSPV